TATTTCTGGAATCCTGAATACCATTTCAGCTGATCAGGATGTACCTGAAAAATACAAAAACTATATTTTGGGGGTATATTTTTGGACTGGAAATATCCAGGTGTAAATCCTATTAGTTATTTCTGCCAAAGTCATTTAAAAGTAACTGCTTTGCACCTTTTACAGAAGAGAGAGAGTGTAGGAGCTTTCCATACATTATCCATCAGGCTGTTCCAAAGCGTGGGCATGGTATAGTAGTGCTTGTGTTTTGTGAACTTAAGGAATCAGGTTTGGTGTATGCAGTTCCTTCATCTTTCTGAGAGCATCAGTGGATCCATGGTAAAAAGAGGCAATACCTCTAATTAATAATACATATTAAAGTCTTGTTTAACCACATTTGAAAACCTTAGAATTACATTATTTTAACGCTGAAACAGTATTGTGAAAAGTTGAGAACTAATTATTTCCACTCTGCTAACATAAAGTATTTTTACAGTGTTTCAAAAATTACTTAACAAGTAGGTTAACAGAACTAAGCATGACCCTCTTCAGTAAAAATGCAAGtgttcttttaaatgtttttccttGGTTCGTTCACAGCACTGTTGTTCTTTGGAAGAATCTACAAGCCAGTTATGATAGAGTTATTCGATGGAACCTTATTTTATGCAAGTAGTATTGCTGACATGGAACTATCTTAGGTTTACAATACGGATTAACTACTTGGTGAATGGAGATACTTACTTGTAATCCTGAAACTATTATTTCATGAAATGGTCTGTTTGTTTGAAACAATtgtgtctagcagagcccctttaagttcattgcctgtattggttcaggcttctaactTTCCACAGGCAAAGTTCTAGCTTAACatcctgggagcagaatgtctcgctcagctaattaactgcacctgcaagctgttgccgagagagggggccttgagaaacaagggagtcttatcCTTTGTGATCCTTTGTGGCAGGATTACGCAGAAACAGGAGAGGGGATGGATTGCTCTCCGTGTTATCGCTCTACAGCTCAGGATGGCAGCTGGACGTTTGGAAGGACTGTGTTGTTCTCCAGCCTACATGCAACAGCCCAGGAGAGAGCAGAGGCAGGTGAAGCCCTGAGGGGATGTGAAGACCAGCCAGAGGCTCTAGGAATTGGGCAAGCTTCAGTTCAACCGCAGCAAATGTATGCCCTGTTGAAGTACATATTGCAACAGAAAGTTCAGCAAACGGCTTTGCTGCAGGACTATTTTGTTCACTCAGCCTGTGTGAAAGGTTTAGGCAGTGAGAGGCAGGAGGAAGCCAAGTACCCTGCATGGTGCCCGAGGCAACTGGAGGAGGAATACTTCCAGCAGGAGCTGACCCCGGCACCTGGGAGACAGAGGGACGGCGGCAGTGTGCAAAGGTGCTGGACGGAGCTGGAAGACCCTGAAGGTGAGATGGTGCCCAGCTGGTCCCAAAGCCCAACTTTTCTACAAGAGCAGGTGCCTGAGGAAGAATGGGACCTGGAACAGGAGCAAGAAGAGCTCTGTGCTCCGTATTCAACTGACTTTTCCCCTCAGATGCTACAGCAGCAAGTGAGTAACTGGGTTGCCCCGAGGGACAGGCCCAAGCAAGTACTCCAGCCTGGGGAAGAAGGAGGAAAGATTGCCATGAAAAGGATTCAGTTACTAGGTTGCAGAGGAAGACGTGCCCCTCTAGACCTGAGTCAGAACCGAGCTGACTGCTGGGTGGAGAAAGGACTGGCGGAAAGTAGAGAACAGGATGACCGCCTGTGGCGTCCGACACCCAGACCCAGGACTAAGTTTTTGCAGTTAGCTGGTAAAGAGCTTCCAGCAGAAGCTGGCATTGAACTGGCTGAGCAAGCTGTTTCTCCACAACCGGAGCAGCAGGAGTTAATTCCCAGTGAAACAGAAGTGCGTTTGGATGTGGATTTACAAAACAAAGTCTTTGGAGTTAAGGCTCAAAGGACTCAGCAATTTCCAGTTACCACCAGAAGCAAAGTAAAAACTCTGCAAGGCAATGCTTCTAACCAGCTTGGAGAAAGTTTGCAGCAAGAAAGCGGCCGCTTGAGTGAGAGTGAAACAGCCCCCACCCTTGGAATGTCCTCCACCCCAGCTCTGCTAGGTGaagagagggggagaaggggggaagaaACTCAAGCCGTGGAGGAAAGTAAAAGGGACAATTTTTCCTGTGCCGAGTTTGCAAGTGAAATTCACTTAGATTTTACACCTACTGAGTTTAAAAAACAGCAGTTAGGTTGTCCAGCATTGAAGGAATGCAGAGAGACGGCAGAGGATCCTAACCAGCCATTGGAAAACCCTGGAGACAGCCGTATATTTTGGGGAAATGGATTATTGTACAGAGAGTTTGTACCAAAGAAAGGAGGAATGGATTTGTCAACTATAAAACAATTAATAGTTCCTAAATGCTTTTGGCCAGAGATCTTGAGGGCTGCCCATGACATACCCTTGGGAGGGCATCAAGGACAGAAACATACCCTGGCAAAGGTCAGTGCAGTGTTTTACTGGCCAGGAATTGCTAAATGTGTTGAGGACTATGTCAGAACTTGCTCTGTTTGCCAGATGGTCGGGCATAACAGAGACCATCAAAAAGTTCCACTTCAGTCCATGCCAGTGATCCCTGAACCGTTTGTAGAGATCCAAGTGAACATCCAAGGACCTTTTCCTGTGTCGCGTTCTGGTAAGAGATTTATTTTGGTGATGATTGACCACTTTTCTGGGTATCCCATAGCAGTACCCCTGAGGTCAGCTACAGCTTTAAGTGTTGCCAAGGCCGTGTTAGACCAGATTTCTGTTTTTGGATTTCCTCAAGTTGTCACCTCTGATAGAGGAAGTTGTTTTCTCAACAAGCTTATGCAGAAGTTGTATGAACTGGCTGGCATAAGGCAAAATCTGACTGTGGCCTATCACCCTACTTCCCATGGTTCATCTGAGAGATGGGGAGGGACTCTTGTCAGAACAATAAAGACTTTTTGCCATGAAAATCAAGGCTTATGGGACCAAAACCTACAGCTGTTGGTCTCAGCCTACAGAGAAGCCCCTCATCCTTCTTTGGGAGGGCTGTCACCCAATGAAGTCATGTTTGGAAGACGGATTCCCAGCCTTTTGAATTTAGTGCGGAAGAACTGGGTGGGAATAGTCACCACTGATCAGCCTGTCTCGGTGACTCAATTTTTTTACAACCTCCAAGAGAATTTAAAGAGAGTTCAAGCCATAGCCTTAGAAGCTTTGAAAGAGGCCCGTGGCAAAAATAAAATTTACTATGACCGCACAGCAAAGGCCAgaaccttgcagaaaggggactTAGCTTTGATTCTAACTACTGGAACCCCTGGAAAATTAGatctgcagtgggaaggcccGTATGAGATTGTGGAGTGTTGTGGAGACAATAACTACAAGATTCGTGATCCAGCTAGAGGTGTTTTTCTGTCTCACATCAATCGCTTAAAGAAGTTTGTGCCAAGGACTGTTAAGCAGTACTCTATAGCAACTTGGCCTGAGCAGGACTTTGAAATACCGGATTTGTTGGCAGAGAGTCAGAGGCCTGATGGCATAGCTCAGTTGCCAATTGGAGAAAATTTGTCTGCTCAGCAACGTGATCAGCTTCTTGTGTTGCTAAGGGACTATAGCCAGATGTTTACCAATAGACCTGGCAGAACTCATTTGATTGAGCATGATTTGGATACAGAGAATGCAGAGCCTGTGAGAAATCCTACTTATCCTATTCGTGGACCCTTAAGGCAAGTTGTGCAGGATGAAATTCAGCAAATGCTTGAGATGGGAGTGATTGAGCCTTGTTCAAGCCCTTGGTCTTCTAATCTTGTGATTGTACCTAAGAAAAGACTAAGTGAAACAGACCCTCTACAATATCGTTTGTGTGTGGATTACAGGAAATTGAACAAGTTGTGCAAAGTGGATCAATATCCATCTCCTAACATTGAAGAGACTTTGGAAAGATTGGCTCATGCAAAGTACATTTCAACTTTAGATCTTACCAGTGGCTACTGGCAGATGCCTCTAACCGAAAGGGCCAGTGAGAGAACAGCGTTTTCTTGCTTCATGGGACAGTTTCATTTCAAAGTTTTGCCCTTTGGCATTTGTTCAGCTAGCAAGGTGTTCCAAAGGCTTATGGACACCGCCCTAAGAGGACTCGAATCTTTCGCAATGGCTTATCAAGATGACATTGCAATTATCAGTTCTACCTGGGAGGAGCACCTGAGACACCTGGATGCTGTGTTCCAGAGGATTCAACAAGCAGGACTAACTGTAAAACCCAAAAAATGTCAGCTTGCTAACAATAATGTCCTCTACTTAGGTCACCAGATTGGGGGAGGGAGGATAGCCCCTTACCAAGCTAAGGTGGATGCCATAGTCTCCTGGCCTTCCCCTGTTACTAAGAAACAAATCCAAAGCTTTTTAGGTGCTGCAGGCTTTTACTGTCGTTTCATTCCAAATTTCAGTGAGCTGGCAGCCCCTTTAACTGATGTGTGCAAGAAGAGTGTTCCAATTAGAGTGCAGTGGACACCTGCATGCCAGCAAGCTTTTGAAGCTATCAAACAGCATTTCGCACATGCCCCTGTGTTAAGACCCCCTGATTACACTAAACCTTTCATTGTAAGATAAGAACAAATGCTTCCAAGAATGGGTTGGGAGTGGTTCTTTTGCAGAAGGGGTCTGATGATTGTTTGCATCCTATTGTGGACCTCAGCCATAAGCTGTTGCCAAGAGAGAAGAGGTACAGTGTGGGAGAAATTGAGGGACTAGCCCTGGTTTGGGGACTCAACAAGCTTAGAACATAACTGAGAGGGACACATTTCCACCTTGAAACTGATCATAATCCCCTTACATTCATTCACCGTATGAAGGAGACAAACTCTAGAGTTCTGAgattgtagtaacgacacgagaccgatctggatgcaaagtctgtccctcctaCATGGAGGCGAGTGTTTTATTgagaaagctttcaggaacccggaaaagagcaatgcccaaatatgtctatagcaatAGTTACAACAATAGTTGCGTGTTCTAAACTAGTTCTGAACCAGTTACAGGCCACTGGACAGATATGCTGTGATCAGCCTTCTGTCTTATCTATTAGGCACAGCAAAAGGAACACAGTGGaccttaagacatgtaagaatattacttagagtgtatgggaatattgtgctctgtgaagggtgagagaacaagataaaacatgttataactactccctgattcctgttgtggtgtgccaactgaccaggagatcaggaaggtAGAAATGTTAAGAGCAATTAATGGacgctgtgtggcatgcctactccggcctacatgAGATTGGCCTTAAGTCTACAGGATTTCTCCTTTGATGTTACCCATATAAAGGGGAGGGATAATGTTCTAGCTGACGCCCTGTCAAGATGTCATGATGCTGCTGAGTGAAGTGTAATGTGATTCTATGTATTCATCTTGAACAATCCAGTATCTGTATTCTGTAACCTGTGTATCCTTGCTATATTTTAATTGTGGTTTAGACTGCTGCtaacattgctatttctttattgaTATTTAGGCAGTTAGAAATGTAGAAGTGTTATTTACCTGTGTGCTAGCTGCTGTATCCTTAAATGCTATTTTGCCTACCTTTAAGTGAATTCTCCACCATACTTTATTGACCCtgttggagaattgggggggatgtctagcagagcccctttaagtccattgcctgtattggttcaggcttctaagtttccacaggcaaAGTTCTAGCTTAACATCCTAggagcagaatgtctggctcagctaattaactgcacctgcaagctgttgccgagagggggccttgagaaacaagggagtcttatctcagttcccgcctagcaacgctgattgatggcacctctgattggctaggaatctgagagAGGGAtgttggctcctctcagccctcagaTGGCTCCAGGCTACTTTTCCATCAGCATGAGGGAAATGTTTGCTCTATGCcaggcctgacgaccagacctgcctggtatagtttaaggagtatgTTAGTGAGTAtaagcctcaagttttcctcagagaaatgctaagttagccagctttatgtttaggttagtcagctatagttacaagagacaagcttttattgtttaaatgccctttgcttgtgccttagtagagtgtttcctgctacttgcatatACTCTTCGAATTAATAAACGTCTTTATATAAGCCTTGTGTCCGTGAACgtctgaccaagtgtgtgcagagtcccccaggttggaaaagaacccggagaccggtgagtctcaacaggaggggtaagggctattcttccaggaggcctgctaggggtttgagtggctgtaagcagcacttgaaacggcaggcAGAAGGTAGCCCCTTGGACCCCTATCCCAGGATAAATAGCCCAGTAAACTTTCTCACTTTTCTGTTTctaagagctggaggaactcattagcatatgtcacgccctttgccatcacccaaagtgtgtcattagcataactgatttgcatatgccacacccctgacatcacctatcctggctgttttggacccaatcttggccattcagggccgaaattgggcccaaaatggcaaaaaagggctgaaaatggctgaaaaggggctcaaaatggacaggattgggctgctgctgaacgggagagtgatccacccccCTCAGAGGCCCAAtacgggccatttcggccccaatccaggccgaaacaggcccaaaatggctgagagtcaggtgggtggggccacctgtcatgtgacctctttggggaactgccggaactgcgttcctgcgttccccctccaaatgagccctggcctcGAGAGAATAATTTTTTCCAGAATTGCTGGTAGATGGGTTAGGAGGCATTAGTGACATTTTAGAGTATTTATTTAGGGTATTTAGTGTGCATATATAAAGACATAGAAACTAGCAATTAAAATATAAGGCTGGAATGAGGGATCATTAAAGGAATACCTGATTAAACAGATAAATATTCACTTGGCAGTTGAAGGCTACaattaaagagccagtttggtgtagtggttaagagcacgggactctaatctggagagccggctttgattccccactcctccacctgaagccagctgggtgaccttgggctagtcacagctctctggagctgtctcagccccacccacctcacagggtgttttgttgtggggataattatgacatactttgtaaactgcgttgagtgggcattaagttgtcctgaagggcggtataaaatcgaatgttgttgttgttgttattattacaaggCTTCCTGGGTATCAGCAGTTTTTCTTAGTGGTCACTGTGCTAGGAAGACATTTCAGGCTCCAGAATACTGGTTGTAAAACTTTAAGGATTGTGCCTGTGTGAGGATCTGGAACTAATGTAATGGTGTCTTGAATCTTGACTGTGAATAGCGTTGTGTGGTCTGCTTGATATTATATAaacttcatttatagtttgcctttctccccaatggggacccaaagcaacttatagcTGATGACATAGAGGAAGAAATCTTGATGAGGGTGATTCAGTCTGCACGAAAACAAAATTGTAGAAAATAAGAAagctggagggaaaaaaatgaaagacaCTGGATATAAACAACCTCTAAAGATAgataaaagtgaagagaaggggggaaggggcaGTAACTGGAAGGAGAACTGGGTCAAGAAAATTCTTAGGCAGTGGTGGAGTCAGAGGATAGAGAAAAATaaggaagagaaatggggaaggtAGAAACAGAAAAGGGGAAATACCGAAGTGAGAAAGGAGTTGGAAAGTATACGAACAAAACAAGATTGAAAATATGTCAGGATGCTATTAATGCAATGGATCTTAATTTAACAGAAACCTCACTCTTCAGCTGCCCATCAGGATGTCTGTAATGTATGGCACATGAAAGTGGAAGCTCTTCCAGACTGGGTGACCAATGAAATAGCAAAGGTACTGTGTTCAGGACTACTTCTTTAATTGTCTCTAATAATAACagcatccaaatatttttttctgtagtCTACATATTGGGAAAATTTTAGGTCTTAATGTACATCAGGAATACAGCTATATTGTTTCATATTTTAGAGTTGCTTAAAGTAGGCAAGTGCCTATTGGAATTTTTTGTAATAAACTGATCAGAAATTTCTTTTCGCCACATTTGTCAGAAATCGTTTCTGTAAAATTGTACTACCTAATACTACAAATCCAGAAGAGTTAGGCTGTTTAAATCCTATTAAgatgagcctgcgaaagcggggagggcggaatataaatataataaattaaattaaattatttagaAGATTATTTGGAGGCTACTGTTGCAGTTTTCAGCGCTGCTTTAATAGAATATGTGGTAATTAGCACATGACTAAAGTTGAATTACCAATGGAATATCAAAGAGCAACTTAAATCAGTTACTTTAGGAAAATACCATTTCTTTGGAGATGTCAAATTACTTTGTTTaagcaacttttaaaatacattttgtttCAGTCACAAAATGAAGAAGCGTTTACATGTTTATGCTATTTTGTGGGGGAAAGGATTTACTTAATAGTTTCTTTCTTATCTACTGTGCTACAAAGATTTCATTGTGTGTTTCCTTCCTCATTACCCATAGGCAGAGTGGACAACGGGAAAATTGAATTGCCCATTCTGTGGGGCCCATCTGGGGGGCTTTAACTTTGTCCATAATACAAAATGCTCTTGTGGCCGTTTTAAAAATATCCATCTCTGCAAGAGGCAGACTGACTGCCAGAAAGCTAGTCCAGTTACACTAAAACACTTGTCATTTTGTAAAGCTCAGCCTAGTTTTAACAAGGAAATGTGGCAGAGTGTGACAGGTGGAACTTTGGGAAATCAAGGACTTTCATACATGGCCAAAAATAACTCCAGCATTGGAAGATTAATGGAGGCACTTTGCCTAGAGGTGAGATCAACCAGCTTTGAGATGAATGGTAAAAAATTACACTTCAAAGTGTCTTATCCAAAAACAAGTCTTTCAGCTTCACTGGCTGTGAATGACAGATGCACTGTAAGAGCTTTTCATAGAAAATCTCAGAGTTTGGATCTGAACTTCAGAGAGAAGCTTGTCTTGTCGCCTACTTTATATGGAAGTTCCACTACCCAGAGaccttttttctccaggcaacaTGAAACACAGCCCTTTTACACAAAGGGTTGCATACAATTAAAGTTCAACAGAACACATAATTATTTTAACTGCCCTCTTAAATCAGATATTGGTGAGCttccaacaagtttttcagttACCGCCTACAGTGTATTAGCTCAAGAACAGACTGAATTTAAGAACAGTTTAGAAGCTTCCAAACACTATATTGAGAATGCTACTCCTGACCAGCATTCATACCTGACATCATCAGAGAGGACTGCAAAAGATTATGTTGGACAGCAGCCTCTTAGTCTTCTACACCCCATGGCAACTGAGGACCAAAAGttgaataaaagaaaaagaatcagATTAAACAGTTTGAGGAGAAAACAAAGTTGGAAAGAGAGGCGGCGACAGAAGTGGGTATGTATTGAAAAGATGAGAttgtattgtgtgataaaattgTGTAAAGAAGGGAGTTAGTGTATCACAGTTAATCAGCAAACATTTCTAAAGATTCTATGAGTACTGGTGAAATACTGATAGTATTGTGCAGAATGTGACATTGCGCCCAATATTTTTCACTGTTATGCTATTTCCAGGAATTACTGATAGCTAAATATCTAAATATACAGGCACTGTTTATGATAAATGTTTGTGGAAGATTGCCTGGTATTTTTGTAGTGTGCTGCAGAATGAATGTGATGGAGAAAGTCTCACagaacatctgacgaagagaactttgactcttgaatgcttaTTCTTTGGAAATcttgttattctttaaggtgctactaaactTGCTCCAAAAACTCAGTTGCAGTAGACACAGGTAGTGTTCTAACATTTCTAAATAGATAATGCCTGCCTGAGAGTGAGCATAGCTTAGTGGTCAGAGTGTTAGACTAAGTTCTGAGAGACCCTGGTTttaattcctgctctgccatgttaCTCATTTACCTTGATCCTGTCACTCTCATGCAGCTCTACCCTACTTCACAAGATGATGGTTGTTCAAAGAAtataatggaggaagggagaatagtGCTggaagctgttttgagtccccattggtgagaaaagtgggttagaaatatcttaaataaataaacaaataaatagtgtTCTCAGCTTTAAAAGTATAAGCTTTCCCTAATATGTACATGAATGTGATGTCTGTATTAAGCCAAAGCATAGTTTGTGCTAACCATGGTTCAGAAACCTACTCATGGTTTGACCTTGCAGATTTATATGATGTTAGCTaaactgcctcaaagatggggaattaataggcaGTTGGTATATCTTAAGGAATCatgacctgtgtataccagggtcagattTTCTGGAGCACTCCCAAcaagagaggagactaatactttAATGTCTCAAAGCTTTTTCTTAATAACTTATGAGCATACAGAGTCTAAGAATCATACACACATTCACTACAAGGCTAGGAAACAAAGATAGGAAAAAtacagagacggttgcattagtaGGAGTATCATTGGGCAATATGCACCTGTCCtgatgagaagcagagattcagcagcGAGCAGAATGCCTAGTGAGATGCCAGCAACACACTAGGTGGGATGGGGTAGGAGGAGCCCTGGGGAGtttgagcatctcccttatatagccAATTTCAGCCTCTGGGCTAGACCCGGGGTGGGCTTATGCCCTGTcaaatggttctcaggaaatttaacaaaagtaaATAATCTGCCATGGGTGGGATAAAGGAGATCTGGACTGGGTACTTTGGAGtctaatgtttgtgtttgtgatacctcaagaataacaaaagggacaggaggaagagaggatgaggagtgattgatttttatgatggtccatggcgacacttccagggggaagaaaggatgaaaagtgatctgcattttatgatCGTCCATTGCTTGATGGATGAAAACGATTGTCTTGATTGTGGGATTACCATGAGGTCAAGGCGCCTTTTGTTACTGGCATCTTCATATCAAGAGGCCCATCTGGAAAACAATTTGTGACAAGATGCTGACATGCCAGGGTTTCCACAGGAAAATAGTTATCCTTTTAAAACTGTCTCTGGaaaaatggcttctctctctctcactgctaGTCCTGGTTCCTGCAGGAATCTCAgaagtggctggcatcttggcagctGGCATGTTTCTCTGGGTGCAGAGTGACTACTCCAGAGTGTTTACAGCAAGGTTTGCTTGTAGGAACTGGCCAGAGGGTGCCCTGCCAATCCCAGGGCATTCCCTTCTTCATATTGGCCTCTATCAGCTTAGCTCATAAAAAGTCCATGTTCAGGTTGCGAGAGAGTGCTCTAGACAACAGTGGTATGagtgtgtttttgttttaagtGAGCTTGATGTTCCTGTTTCTATGGCACAATGACTTCTTGAGGTGAGGTTGCAATTGGAACTGTAACcactagggctgtgctattcggaATTTGCTTCGGGTAAAGATATCCGAAGCAGACCCGATTCAGCAAGCTTCAGTATTCCTgaagcagggccagcatgctggccccgcttcggaataccgaagcaaagctttccgaagcattcggaaatgctttggaaagctttggggcttgtttaaagggccccactgctgcttgcaagcagcggcgggggaCTTT
This genomic window from Eublepharis macularius isolate TG4126 chromosome 8, MPM_Emac_v1.0, whole genome shotgun sequence contains:
- the RNF180 gene encoding E3 ubiquitin-protein ligase RNF180, whose translation is MNSPKQVDMLRCWKCRKYVANSGCLVKDQTTDLFDKPHSSAAHQDVCNVWHMKVEALPDWVTNEIAKAEWTTGKLNCPFCGAHLGGFNFVHNTKCSCGRFKNIHLCKRQTDCQKASPVTLKHLSFCKAQPSFNKEMWQSVTGGTLGNQGLSYMAKNNSSIGRLMEALCLEVRSTSFEMNGKKLHFKVSYPKTSLSASLAVNDRCTVRAFHRKSQSLDLNFREKLVLSPTLYGSSTTQRPFFSRQHETQPFYTKGCIQLKFNRTHNYFNCPLKSDIGELPTSFSVTAYSVLAQEQTEFKNSLEASKHYIENATPDQHSYLTSSERTAKDYVGQQPLSLLHPMATEDQKLNKRKRIRLNSLRRKQSWKERRRQKWTMNDNVNTDEVHEQRRDKESYLCAVCLDVYYNPYMCYPCHHIFCEPCLRTLAKDNPTSTPCPLCRTIIAQVYFQSELNNYTKTRFPMEYLKLKENFQESSLVNWPLPSCKKALKVIEGFQRSTDSFTRRHFPHAAHRMDYMDFEDDSRGWRFDMDMVIIYIYSINWVIGFIVFCFLCYFFFPF